One window from the genome of Parasteatoda tepidariorum isolate YZ-2023 chromosome 8, CAS_Ptep_4.0, whole genome shotgun sequence encodes:
- the LOC139426145 gene encoding zinc finger protein 821-like codes for MPPKQIALSRSTSQACKKRTTRVSETLEQRGKRLATKREHNAFARSLETSEQQEKRLLTNQLRITQARSLETSEQQERRLLTNQLRTIQARSSETSEQRDARMKINQERTSLFRRCQYSDLNLSEFHYDPTTNYSNPSVIIGKMNQLCMFCSALKFKLEFAVLETK; via the coding sequence atgccGCCTAAACAAATCGCTCTTAGTCGATCGACATCTCAAGCATGCAAAAAGAGAACCACCCGTGTTTCAGAAACATTGGAGCAACGGGGAAAAAGACTTGCAACTAAGCGAGAACACAATGCTTTTGCCCGTTCCTTAGAAACGTCTGAGCAACAGGAAAAAAGACTGTTAACGAATCAACTACGCATTACTCAAGCCCGTTCCTTAGAAACATCAGAGCAACAGGAAAGAAGACTGTTAACAAATCAACTACGCACTATTCAAGCCCGTTCGTCGGAAACATCAGAGCAACGGGATGCAAGAATGAAAATCAATCAAGAACGCACTTCGCTATTCAGACGCTGCCAATACTCTGATTTGAATCTCAGTGAATTTCACTATGATCCGACAACCAACTATAGTAACCCAAGCGTCATCATCGgaaaaatgaatcaattatgtatgttttgtaGTGCTCTCAAATTTAAGCTGGAATTTGCTGTTCTGGAGACAAAGTGA